In Desulfovibrio sp. 86, the following proteins share a genomic window:
- the traI gene encoding TraI/MobA(P) family conjugative relaxase produces the protein MIVKKVKYTDQDKPKVWQIGDLVDYIRHPHNTNAHEKIAHAGSRNFMSGTHVGQKLEMILLAEESVHSKMPVSHWIFSWKENEQPAPAQVDELVDIFLAHMGLSEHQTVYGLHYNTKNYHVHIAVNRMHPGTLKVAMPFKGFDIEEGHKIVAKVERKQGWASEDYTRYVMLEDGEIARNRVQKPPQPRQEALAVERHTGEKSAQRIAQERGHDIIKNAQSWQELHEKLAEKGLRFEKKGSGAIVFVGDIAVKASSVDRDFGMGKLCKRLGEFVPAPEATTDTEPPQKLTPEPVSTVNLEEWREYQAERHATPKVTPKSDENSTRREALRARHREQRQRILPRVAKHGFSMLNIARHFLKVQQQEEVRQLRQELRPQRRRGRPTFETWLRRRGLHVQADRWRHRRRFETMPSAPPAEQLVPQPAPLSTVSSPEQQYFEQYLAAVNADRVRVTCIRMEADGGKKVFILEKQNGMSKGFTLEEVQAHMPEMLRLQQRGENIYYTPLSEGRHHILIDDMTRESLEKLHEDGFRPAVVLESSPDNYQCVLTIPKLQSPHNRDVGNRLTEQLNREYGDKKLSGCIHPHRAPGFGNLKPKHRREDGTFPKVKLLRAEKCQCAKALELSRHIERECAQLEARRQQVQPRRPVSPAPRPTDTTAAYFTHFENIRRHLTVEDFSRLDAMIALRLRANGHSLQAVAETIRQCAPSIRQGRAKNEGRDWHRYAERTTAYAFGVAGDVALARNEKYFEHWRRIEGVVEREDRQEAPRVRMR, from the coding sequence ATGATCGTCAAGAAGGTCAAATACACCGATCAGGACAAGCCCAAGGTCTGGCAAATCGGCGATCTGGTGGATTACATCCGCCATCCGCACAATACGAACGCGCATGAAAAAATCGCCCACGCGGGCAGTCGCAACTTCATGTCCGGTACGCATGTCGGCCAGAAACTGGAGATGATTCTGCTTGCAGAGGAGAGCGTCCACAGCAAGATGCCTGTCTCACATTGGATTTTTTCATGGAAGGAGAACGAGCAGCCTGCCCCTGCCCAGGTGGACGAACTGGTGGACATATTTCTCGCGCACATGGGCCTGTCGGAGCATCAGACCGTCTACGGCCTGCACTACAATACGAAAAATTATCACGTCCACATCGCCGTCAATCGCATGCACCCAGGGACGCTGAAAGTAGCGATGCCCTTCAAAGGTTTTGACATTGAAGAGGGGCACAAAATCGTCGCCAAGGTGGAACGCAAACAGGGTTGGGCCAGTGAAGACTATACGCGCTATGTGATGTTGGAAGACGGAGAAATCGCCCGCAACAGGGTACAGAAACCGCCCCAGCCCCGTCAGGAAGCCCTGGCCGTGGAACGCCACACCGGCGAGAAATCCGCGCAGAGAATTGCTCAGGAGCGCGGGCACGACATCATCAAAAACGCGCAATCCTGGCAAGAATTACACGAAAAACTGGCTGAAAAAGGGCTGCGTTTTGAAAAGAAGGGGTCAGGAGCCATCGTCTTTGTGGGGGACATTGCGGTCAAGGCTTCGTCCGTGGATCGGGACTTCGGCATGGGCAAGCTGTGCAAGCGGTTGGGCGAATTTGTGCCCGCGCCGGAAGCCACAACGGACACAGAACCGCCCCAAAAACTGACCCCAGAACCCGTGAGCACGGTTAATCTGGAGGAATGGCGCGAGTATCAGGCAGAACGCCATGCAACCCCGAAAGTGACTCCCAAAAGCGACGAAAACAGCACTCGGCGGGAGGCGCTCAGGGCGCGGCATAGGGAACAGCGGCAACGCATTCTGCCCCGTGTGGCCAAGCACGGATTTTCCATGCTCAACATCGCCCGGCACTTCCTGAAGGTGCAGCAGCAGGAAGAGGTGCGCCAGCTTCGGCAGGAGTTGCGGCCCCAAAGGCGGCGCGGCAGGCCGACCTTTGAGACCTGGCTGCGCAGGCGGGGTTTGCACGTTCAGGCCGACCGCTGGAGGCACAGAAGGCGTTTTGAGACGATGCCGTCAGCACCTCCGGCAGAACAGCTTGTGCCGCAGCCCGCGCCCCTCAGCACGGTCAGCAGTCCAGAGCAGCAGTATTTTGAGCAGTATCTGGCAGCGGTGAACGCGGATCGCGTCCGCGTCACCTGCATCCGCATGGAGGCTGACGGCGGCAAAAAAGTCTTCATCCTCGAGAAGCAGAATGGCATGAGCAAGGGCTTCACGCTGGAAGAGGTGCAGGCCCACATGCCGGAAATGCTGCGATTGCAGCAACGCGGCGAAAACATCTACTACACGCCGCTTTCCGAGGGGCGGCACCATATCCTCATTGACGACATGACGCGGGAGAGCTTGGAAAAGCTCCATGAAGACGGCTTCCGGCCCGCCGTGGTGCTCGAAAGCTCGCCGGACAACTACCAATGTGTGCTCACCATCCCCAAGCTGCAAAGCCCGCACAACCGCGACGTGGGCAACCGGCTCACCGAGCAGTTGAATCGGGAATATGGGGACAAAAAGCTCTCCGGCTGCATTCATCCGCACCGGGCACCGGGCTTCGGCAACCTGAAGCCCAAGCACCGGCGCGAGGACGGCACCTTCCCCAAGGTCAAGCTGCTTCGGGCTGAAAAATGCCAATGCGCCAAAGCGCTGGAGCTGTCACGCCACATTGAGCGGGAGTGCGCCCAATTGGAAGCCAGACGGCAGCAGGTGCAGCCCCGCCGCCCTGTCTCTCCCGCGCCGCGCCCCACCGACACCACAGCGGCCTACTTCACGCATTTTGAGAATATCCGCAGGCATCTGACCGTGGAAGACTTCTCGCGCCTGGACGCCATGATCGCGCTGCGCCTGCGGGCCAACGGCCACAGCCTGCAGGCCGTGGCTGAAACCATCCGCCAGTGCGCCCCGTCCATCAGACAGGGCCGCGCCAAAAATGAAGGTCGTGACTGGCACCGCTATGCCGAGCGCACGACGGCCTATGCCTTCGGCGTGGCCGGTGACGTGGCCCTGGCGCGGAATGAGAAGTATTTTGAGCACTGGCGCAGGATCGAGGGGGTTGTGGAGCGCGAAGATAGGCAAGAAGCCCCGCGTGTGCGGATGCGATGA
- a CDS encoding plasmid mobilization protein, with translation MTKQKGKFHKRYTLWVTEGEAAQLEEQASMSGLSVSECIRRRGFGGRPPCTRSRIVAHTDMNTLRELRRIGGLLKHHFETLRQAGASREHLEEQEETLRILGRAVERLGREKR, from the coding sequence ATGACAAAGCAGAAAGGCAAATTCCACAAGAGGTACACCCTCTGGGTGACGGAAGGGGAAGCGGCGCAGCTTGAAGAACAGGCCAGCATGTCCGGGCTTTCGGTCTCCGAATGCATCCGGCGACGCGGCTTCGGGGGCAGACCCCCTTGCACGAGGTCGCGGATTGTCGCCCACACGGACATGAATACCTTGCGCGAGCTGCGCCGCATCGGGGGGCTGCTCAAGCATCATTTCGAGACGCTGCGCCAGGCCGGGGCCAGCCGCGAGCACCTCGAAGAACAGGAAGAAACCCTGCGGATTTTGGGCCGCGCCGTGGAACGTCTGGGGAGAGAAAAGCGATGA
- a CDS encoding UvrD-helicase domain-containing protein, which translates to MLAEETERKRLAYEEGQVCFDLYAPLVGDLLHRSSRIRKLVADMHPVIILDEFQDTNTAQWQVVQALGEFCRLIALADPDQRIYDWLGADPARLDHFRGLCVPLEFDLGTDNHRSPGTDISQFGDDILTGDFGKQSYHGIELIQCDHVPNVAMTTLVKTIYTARSQLVSKYGKNWSLAVLVPTKNMVHLVSDVLHNPPAKMPPIKHSAVTEMEASILGAEVVAYLMQTKTAHCEACFIDILCSYYKGRKGGNPTKKDLHEAIAISKAYEELVSAQNATKTKKSQANLLNTLAVHEQVRSLMLTGNPAEDWMAILDILAHGECVRLKELAKHVGVLKILERGTQLRQALSQDWLANGGYHNALKIIRQAFVQVHFATTSKPDSGVIIMNMHKAKGKQFEEVIIFEGAPVIIKRELSHNPDRIVWSNTEDNVTAQARQNLRVSVTRSKNKTTILTPKIDPCLLLRNFVVALSSQVPPKVDTLSV; encoded by the coding sequence TTGCTCGCCGAGGAGACAGAGCGAAAACGCTTGGCATATGAAGAAGGGCAAGTTTGTTTCGACTTGTATGCCCCCTTAGTCGGCGACCTTCTCCACAGGAGTTCTCGCATCCGCAAGCTCGTTGCCGACATGCATCCTGTGATAATTCTGGATGAATTTCAGGATACAAATACTGCCCAGTGGCAAGTTGTTCAGGCATTAGGTGAGTTTTGCCGGTTAATAGCGCTAGCAGACCCAGACCAACGTATCTACGATTGGCTTGGCGCAGACCCCGCAAGGCTGGATCATTTCCGGGGGCTGTGCGTACCGCTAGAGTTCGACCTGGGTACAGACAACCACCGTAGCCCAGGAACTGATATTTCTCAGTTTGGAGACGACATCCTCACGGGGGACTTTGGCAAGCAAAGCTATCATGGCATCGAGTTAATCCAGTGTGATCACGTTCCGAACGTCGCTATGACAACATTGGTGAAAACTATATATACTGCCAGAAGTCAGCTTGTCTCTAAATATGGAAAAAATTGGTCATTAGCTGTGCTTGTACCTACAAAAAACATGGTTCACTTAGTTTCCGACGTTTTGCACAATCCTCCGGCAAAGATGCCCCCAATCAAGCATTCCGCAGTCACCGAAATGGAGGCCTCTATACTTGGGGCTGAAGTTGTTGCTTATTTAATGCAAACCAAAACTGCACACTGCGAGGCCTGTTTTATTGACATCTTGTGTTCCTATTATAAGGGCAGAAAAGGCGGCAATCCTACAAAGAAAGATTTGCATGAAGCCATCGCCATCAGTAAGGCTTATGAAGAATTAGTGAGTGCACAAAACGCTACTAAGACAAAGAAATCGCAGGCTAACCTTCTTAACACGCTAGCGGTACACGAACAAGTGCGTTCACTTATGCTGACGGGTAATCCGGCCGAAGATTGGATGGCTATTTTGGATATTCTTGCGCACGGCGAATGCGTGCGCCTAAAAGAGCTTGCAAAACATGTAGGCGTTTTAAAGATATTGGAAAGAGGGACGCAACTGCGCCAGGCTCTTTCACAAGACTGGCTTGCTAATGGCGGATACCATAATGCCCTAAAAATCATACGCCAAGCATTTGTTCAAGTACATTTTGCAACGACATCAAAGCCAGATTCTGGTGTCATCATTATGAATATGCACAAAGCCAAAGGGAAGCAGTTTGAGGAAGTGATCATCTTTGAAGGTGCCCCCGTTATTATCAAGCGCGAACTTTCCCACAACCCAGACAGAATTGTTTGGTCTAACACAGAAGACAATGTCACGGCACAGGCTCGACAAAACTTACGTGTGAGCGTTACAAGAAGTAAGAATAAGACTACAATATTAACACCAAAAATTGACCCATGCCTCTTGCTTCGGAATTTTGTTGTTGCTTTGAGCTCACAGGTGCCCCCCAAGGTGGACACCCTGTCAGTATAA
- a CDS encoding IS481 family transposase has protein sequence MESFNQNVIKHKTGLLNLAAELGNVSRACRIMGFSRDTFYRYQTARDAGGVEALFEVSRKKPNLKNRVEEATELAVLDFAIAFPAHGQVRASNELRKTGVFVSPSGVRSIWLRHDLASMKQRLNALEKKSAEEGIVLTEAQVQALERKKHDDEACGEIESHHPGYLGSQDTFYVGTIKGVGRIYQQTFVDTYSKWAAAKLYTTKTPITGADLLNDRVLPFFTSMEMGIIRMLTDRGTEYCGRLETHDYQLYLGINNIEHTKAKARHPQTNGICERFHKTILHEFYQVAFRRKLYNSLEELQADLDVWMEHYNIERTHQGKKCCGRTPLQTLLDGKQIWKEKVGQLN, from the coding sequence ATGGAAAGTTTCAATCAAAACGTCATCAAACACAAGACCGGACTTCTCAACCTTGCTGCCGAACTCGGCAATGTCTCCAGAGCCTGCCGCATCATGGGCTTTTCCAGAGATACCTTCTACCGGTATCAAACAGCACGAGACGCCGGAGGCGTTGAAGCGCTGTTTGAGGTCAGCCGCAAAAAGCCCAACCTGAAAAATCGCGTGGAAGAGGCCACGGAACTGGCGGTGTTGGATTTTGCGATAGCCTTCCCTGCTCATGGGCAAGTGCGGGCCAGCAACGAACTGCGCAAAACCGGCGTATTTGTGTCGCCGTCAGGGGTGCGTTCCATCTGGTTGCGCCATGACCTGGCCTCAATGAAGCAGCGCCTGAACGCCCTGGAGAAGAAGTCCGCTGAAGAGGGCATTGTGCTCACCGAAGCCCAGGTACAAGCTCTGGAGCGTAAAAAACACGACGATGAGGCTTGCGGCGAAATAGAAAGCCATCATCCCGGATATCTCGGCAGTCAGGACACATTTTACGTCGGCACCATCAAGGGCGTCGGCCGTATTTATCAGCAAACCTTTGTGGATACCTACTCTAAGTGGGCGGCTGCCAAGCTCTACACTACCAAAACACCCATCACCGGAGCCGACCTGCTCAATGACCGGGTTTTGCCATTCTTCACTTCAATGGAAATGGGCATTATCCGCATGCTGACGGACAGGGGCACAGAGTACTGCGGCAGACTGGAAACGCATGACTACCAGCTTTATCTGGGCATAAACAACATAGAACACACCAAGGCCAAGGCGCGGCATCCGCAGACAAACGGCATCTGCGAACGTTTCCACAAGACCATCCTGCACGAGTTTTACCAGGTTGCCTTCCGGCGGAAACTGTATAACTCTCTGGAGGAACTGCAGGCCGATCTGGATGTCTGGATGGAACATTACAACATCGAAAGGACACATCAAGGGAAAAAGTGTTGCGGCAGAACGCCATTGCAAACACTCCTTGACGGAAAACAGATCTGGAAGGAAAAGGTCGGACAACTCAACTAA
- a CDS encoding UvrD-helicase domain-containing protein, protein MKLEPMLLTKIQQEIIDADGNLLVTGGPGSGKTTISILKAGRIVDQHLSLGQRVLFLSFARATVARVIEAIEHEHKIPTSQKACIHVETYHLK, encoded by the coding sequence ATGAAGCTGGAACCGATGCTACTCACTAAAATTCAACAAGAGATAATAGATGCAGATGGGAATCTGCTCGTTACCGGTGGCCCAGGGTCAGGAAAAACTACCATTTCAATCCTCAAAGCAGGGCGTATCGTTGACCAGCACCTCAGCCTGGGTCAAAGAGTATTATTCCTCAGTTTTGCTCGTGCCACAGTCGCGCGGGTTATTGAAGCGATTGAACATGAGCATAAAATTCCAACGTCGCAAAAGGCATGCATCCATGTTGAGACGTATCACTTGAAGTAG
- a CDS encoding TOPRIM nucleotidyl transferase/hydrolase domain-containing protein, with amino-acid sequence MEEFTPEQTVVLSRGEDCILSNRPISLPDNVKMKRYRQEFRIRFCEGLLARRILIAEGATEASAFPVACRLLAELNPEKYSSLEALGVCIVDADGESNIPGMAKLYRELGKRTFAICDKQEENNKALIKEQVELLLMHEEKGFENMVLSGTTEVALKRFVARIDWPHHLAQKYPDPEVKALEALKEYFMWAKANWGIADFIAQCCETEIPTWLRDAALQLKAACEPMPEAAMNMCVMHEAGTDATH; translated from the coding sequence TTGGAAGAATTTACCCCTGAACAAACTGTTGTGCTTTCACGCGGGGAAGATTGCATCCTTTCAAATCGCCCAATATCGCTGCCAGATAATGTAAAGATGAAGCGCTACAGACAAGAATTCCGTATCAGATTCTGTGAAGGGCTCCTTGCCCGGCGAATTCTTATTGCAGAAGGAGCAACTGAGGCGTCGGCTTTCCCTGTTGCCTGTCGCCTCCTGGCAGAGTTAAACCCTGAAAAGTACTCTTCGCTTGAAGCGCTTGGCGTGTGCATAGTGGATGCAGATGGCGAGAGCAATATTCCTGGAATGGCCAAGCTTTACCGCGAGCTTGGGAAAAGGACTTTCGCCATATGTGATAAGCAAGAAGAAAACAACAAAGCGCTCATTAAGGAACAGGTTGAATTATTGCTGATGCATGAGGAAAAGGGCTTTGAAAATATGGTGTTAAGCGGCACGACAGAGGTTGCATTAAAACGCTTTGTCGCACGCATTGATTGGCCTCACCATCTTGCACAAAAGTACCCTGACCCAGAGGTAAAGGCACTTGAGGCGTTAAAAGAATACTTCATGTGGGCCAAAGCCAACTGGGGCATCGCTGACTTTATAGCACAGTGCTGTGAAACTGAGATTCCAACGTGGCTGCGTGACGCAGCGTTACAACTGAAAGCAGCATGTGAGCCCATGCCCGAAGCCGCCATGAACATGTGTGTTATGCATGAAGCTGGAACCGATGCTACTCACTAA
- a CDS encoding TetR/AcrR family transcriptional regulator has product MDTHPKHLPADERRAVTVESVVALAGSQNPSEITTAAIAKHMNLTQGALFRHFPNKEAIWQAVMEWVAERLLARIDRSAQGIESPLAAMEAMFMSHIEFVAEHPGVPRMMFGELQRAESTPAKRMVQTLIQRYGERLHRLIEKGKASGELSPSLDNEAAATLFIGTIQGLVMQSLLAGDVGRMHRDAPRVFAIYRRGIRSAQ; this is encoded by the coding sequence GTGGACACCCATCCAAAGCATCTGCCGGCCGATGAACGTCGTGCCGTAACTGTCGAGTCCGTCGTGGCGCTTGCCGGTTCACAAAACCCAAGCGAGATAACCACTGCGGCTATCGCTAAACACATGAACTTGACCCAGGGTGCGCTGTTTCGGCACTTCCCGAACAAGGAAGCCATTTGGCAGGCGGTCATGGAGTGGGTAGCAGAGCGCCTATTAGCCAGAATCGATCGATCCGCACAAGGAATCGAGTCGCCCTTGGCAGCCATGGAGGCGATGTTCATGAGTCATATCGAATTTGTAGCTGAGCACCCAGGCGTGCCAAGAATGATGTTTGGTGAGCTTCAGCGTGCCGAATCGACACCGGCCAAGCGCATGGTGCAAACCTTGATTCAGCGCTACGGCGAACGTTTGCATCGTCTCATCGAGAAAGGCAAGGCCAGCGGCGAGTTGTCTCCCTCGCTTGACAACGAGGCGGCGGCAACGCTGTTCATTGGCACGATCCAGGGCTTGGTCATGCAGTCGCTGTTGGCGGGTGATGTGGGACGTATGCACCGCGATGCGCCGCGCGTCTTTGCAATTTATCGGCGTGGCATAAGGAGTGCGCAATGA
- a CDS encoding efflux RND transporter periplasmic adaptor subunit: MKKLPLQGRTLALLAVIIPLLVLFIYVGLRSGPLAPVAVTVASVESRAITPALFGIGTVEARYTYKIGPTFAGRVKRLEVHVGDQVKAGQVLGEMEPVDLDDRVRSQESAFKRAEAALREAEARQAYAQTQARRYEQLFAVRSTSEEIVTTKRQELQIADAALSAAREDIVRARSDREGLVAQRSNLRLIAPVDGVVAVRDADPGTTIVAGQAVVEVIDPKSLWINARFDQISASGLAGGLPTLIVLRSRGGQTLKGRVLRVEPKADAVTEETLAKVTFDNKPEPLPPVGELAEVTVDLPALPAAPLIPNAAVQREGDKVGVWQIVDGDLHFSPVKLGTSDLNGYVQVREGLKNGDQVVTYSEKALTARSRIHVVDHIPGVSR, from the coding sequence ATGAAAAAGTTACCCTTGCAAGGCCGCACCCTGGCGCTGCTTGCCGTCATCATTCCTTTGCTGGTGCTTTTTATTTATGTCGGTCTGCGATCAGGGCCGCTCGCCCCGGTCGCTGTGACGGTGGCAAGCGTGGAATCACGGGCTATCACACCGGCGCTGTTCGGCATCGGCACGGTGGAGGCGCGCTACACCTACAAGATCGGGCCGACGTTTGCCGGGCGCGTCAAACGCCTGGAGGTGCATGTAGGCGACCAGGTCAAGGCCGGACAGGTGCTCGGCGAGATGGAGCCGGTCGACCTCGATGATCGGGTGCGCTCACAGGAGTCGGCATTCAAGCGTGCGGAAGCGGCTTTGCGCGAGGCAGAAGCCCGGCAAGCCTACGCGCAAACCCAGGCGCGCCGCTACGAGCAATTGTTTGCGGTGCGCTCGACCAGCGAGGAAATCGTCACCACCAAGCGGCAGGAACTGCAGATCGCCGATGCCGCCTTATCTGCCGCTCGGGAAGATATTGTCCGGGCACGCTCCGACCGCGAAGGACTCGTCGCGCAGCGGAGCAATCTGCGCCTGATCGCGCCGGTCGACGGTGTAGTCGCCGTGCGCGATGCCGATCCCGGCACGACCATCGTCGCGGGCCAGGCCGTGGTGGAAGTGATCGACCCCAAGAGTTTGTGGATCAATGCGCGCTTCGACCAGATCAGCGCATCGGGGCTGGCTGGGGGGTTGCCGACTCTTATCGTCCTGCGTTCGCGTGGTGGCCAGACCTTGAAAGGTCGCGTGCTGCGGGTGGAACCCAAGGCCGACGCGGTAACCGAGGAAACGCTTGCCAAGGTGACATTCGATAACAAACCAGAACCTTTGCCACCGGTGGGTGAACTGGCCGAAGTCACGGTTGACTTGCCGGCGCTCCCGGCCGCTCCACTGATCCCCAACGCTGCCGTCCAGCGTGAGGGCGACAAAGTTGGTGTCTGGCAAATCGTGGATGGTGATCTGCATTTCTCCCCGGTCAAGCTCGGCACTTCCGACCTCAATGGTTACGTGCAGGTGCGCGAAGGGCTCAAGAATGGGGACCAGGTTGTGACCTATAGCGAAAAGGCACTGACGGCGCGCAGCCGCATCCATGTGGTCGACCATA